The proteins below come from a single Flavobacterium lindanitolerans genomic window:
- a CDS encoding polymorphic toxin type 23 domain-containing protein, which translates to MDELNTKFFIGLSWHFGGGPKSYFSGTAGVGVSRRFGPVDPGVNIAINAYNGGMGALSGSNAMNFDVVMTGKLTVGGGRTNPMSVYPLHMDSGTGMEDTYKYSGTLGTSMVLNNNDRNQQVGFVQLRAGNFGFQFYNDFGGFKKIGIADGHDRWWTGGGKVILGNNRSNYQMIIASDVFTADTDSESVTDSEAAKRSLADFEQRHTGSSGFEKFKDKAFNYTPTTATEVGQDFLNFKRDGVAWNPNAHSFDLNQGRTSFHARTPQGSIGINGIGQGHMYSQDMIHRFINFHLIPSERPNYWEVQTGPNINTGF; encoded by the coding sequence ATGGACGAACTTAATACTAAATTTTTTATAGGGTTGAGTTGGCATTTCGGCGGAGGTCCAAAATCATATTTTAGCGGTACAGCCGGCGTGGGTGTCAGCAGAAGATTTGGTCCGGTTGATCCGGGTGTTAACATCGCCATCAATGCCTATAATGGAGGTATGGGAGCGCTTTCAGGCAGTAATGCCATGAATTTTGATGTTGTCATGACCGGTAAACTGACAGTTGGTGGGGGTCGTACCAATCCAATGTCTGTCTATCCTTTACATATGGATAGCGGAACCGGAATGGAAGACACCTATAAATATTCAGGAACACTCGGAACCAGCATGGTCCTGAACAATAACGACAGGAATCAGCAGGTAGGTTTTGTACAGCTAAGAGCCGGTAATTTCGGTTTCCAGTTCTACAATGACTTTGGAGGTTTTAAGAAAATTGGTATTGCCGATGGACACGATCGTTGGTGGACCGGAGGTGGAAAGGTGATCCTGGGAAACAACAGAAGCAACTATCAGATGATTATTGCCAGTGATGTTTTCACAGCCGACACTGATTCTGAAAGTGTTACTGATTCTGAAGCTGCTAAACGAAGTCTTGCTGATTTTGAACAGCGACATACTGGAAGCAGCGGATTTGAAAAATTCAAGGATAAGGCATTCAACTATACACCTACTACAGCTACTGAAGTTGGTCAGGATTTTTTAAATTTTAAAAGAGATGGAGTTGCGTGGAATCCTAATGCACATTCATTTGACCTAAACCAGGGAAGAACTTCTTTTCATGCAAGAACGCCACAAGGTAGTATAGGAATTAATGGAATTGGCCAGGGCCATATGTATTCGCAGGATATGATACACCGATTTATAAATTTTCACCTGATCCCGTCTGAAAGGCCAAACTATTGGGAAGTACAGACAGGACCTAATATTAATACAGGATTTTAA
- a CDS encoding tetratricopeptide repeat protein, with product MKIGKKYILLFFFLAMQLHGQEKKYAVSDLDNAYLQEMKAENAELSARIKTFPQEIQDINKKVSQAIRENNASKALELAVEMDKKYPKNADIKNFIGKLKTKEAKYDEAVLLFDEALAINPGNKWFYINKATALAENNKIEEALKTIEKLNSAYPNWSIGYNFKASLFRELNQQNEALKAYEQALNAAPPSAQILTNRGDFYLELSREEQAIADYKKALEIQPDYARAKEKLKSIPKTVSDKK from the coding sequence ATGAAGATTGGGAAAAAATACATACTCCTGTTTTTTTTCTTGGCTATGCAGTTACATGGTCAAGAAAAAAAATATGCCGTTTCTGATCTTGATAATGCCTATCTTCAGGAAATGAAAGCTGAAAATGCGGAACTTTCTGCAAGGATTAAAACCTTTCCTCAGGAAATACAAGACATCAACAAGAAAGTCAGTCAGGCTATTCGTGAAAATAATGCTTCAAAAGCATTGGAACTGGCTGTTGAAATGGATAAAAAATATCCGAAAAATGCCGACATCAAGAATTTTATCGGGAAGCTGAAAACCAAAGAAGCAAAATATGATGAAGCCGTACTGCTTTTTGATGAAGCTTTGGCTATCAATCCGGGTAACAAATGGTTTTACATAAACAAAGCAACAGCTTTGGCGGAAAATAACAAAATTGAGGAAGCGCTAAAAACAATAGAAAAGCTCAATTCGGCCTATCCAAATTGGAGTATCGGCTATAATTTTAAAGCGTCCTTATTCAGAGAACTGAATCAGCAGAATGAAGCTCTGAAAGCTTATGAACAGGCTCTAAATGCAGCACCTCCAAGCGCTCAGATACTGACAAACAGGGGGGACTTTTACTTGGAATTAAGCAGAGAAGAACAGGCAATTGCAGATTATAAAAAAGCATTGGAAATCCAGCCGGATTATGCTAGAGCGAAGGAAAAACTAAAATCAATTCCAAAGACGGTTTCCGATAAGAAATAA
- a CDS encoding type VI secretion system Vgr family protein, whose translation MPISTQIKIEIAGETLTRFSKLVIDQKVHTHHRFSLLQPLPKEFVSQAIDKAQGYIGQAIKITINPSNMMTASPLTFNGIITEAQMVRTDGASGGIIINGFSPTILLEGTPNTKSYTDKSLADIVQEVTGNYSADSLKPAVSVQKDASLPYTVQYSESDFSFLCRIAQKKGQWFYFNGEELVFGKPKSKNFTLEYGRSLHSFNIEMRAKSLGFEYVGYDPSNGETQRASSSEANYQPEGYSKSVFESSKKLFPNSSTMLYFHSLEEGNSKTHLTDRVTTQLQSRAADLVTAKGDSDETGLRIGDVINIKEPAFSLTGNLLDGLQEQNFGSYIITDIMHICDESGNYHNTFDAVPDTVVSPPYGNVHSFPVAESQPATVISNDDPAGLGRIQVAFAWQKDSGANTPWIRMTNPHSGGGKGFYFIPEVGEEVLVGFEGGNAEKPFVLGAMYNGSALSEYHTSGNDKKVIQTRSGTKVIMNDAEGSIFIEDPSGNTWLMDGKGNINVNAPKNMTFTIGENFNISVGKDMITNIGENRTTNVTLKDKLQAQEAFETIDQNKTVKVSGDLKESTGTTTHKAEQGDIFFQSAGVAKVLGAIDAKVNKG comes from the coding sequence ATGCCAATCAGTACTCAGATAAAAATAGAAATAGCAGGAGAAACACTTACCCGTTTTTCAAAATTAGTGATCGATCAAAAAGTGCATACGCACCATAGATTTTCACTACTGCAGCCATTACCTAAAGAATTTGTAAGCCAGGCCATTGATAAGGCTCAAGGTTATATTGGGCAAGCCATAAAAATAACAATCAATCCGTCCAATATGATGACGGCCTCTCCATTAACTTTCAATGGTATTATTACCGAAGCTCAGATGGTTCGTACAGATGGAGCTTCCGGAGGTATAATTATTAATGGTTTTAGTCCGACTATTTTATTGGAAGGTACACCTAATACGAAATCATATACTGATAAGTCGCTTGCGGATATCGTTCAGGAAGTGACAGGTAATTATTCCGCTGATAGTCTTAAACCGGCCGTTTCCGTACAAAAAGATGCCTCTTTACCCTATACGGTACAATATTCGGAAAGTGATTTTTCTTTTTTATGCAGGATTGCACAGAAAAAAGGACAGTGGTTTTATTTCAATGGAGAAGAACTGGTATTTGGTAAACCGAAATCTAAAAACTTTACTTTAGAATATGGCAGGTCACTTCATTCCTTTAATATTGAAATGAGGGCCAAATCTCTTGGATTTGAATATGTGGGTTACGATCCATCCAATGGTGAAACCCAAAGAGCAAGCTCTTCAGAAGCGAATTATCAGCCCGAAGGTTACTCAAAATCCGTATTCGAATCGTCAAAAAAACTATTTCCAAATTCGTCAACAATGCTGTATTTCCATTCTTTGGAAGAAGGAAATTCAAAAACCCATTTGACAGACCGTGTAACGACCCAATTGCAGTCTCGTGCTGCGGATCTCGTAACTGCAAAAGGCGATTCTGATGAAACAGGATTAAGAATAGGCGACGTAATAAACATCAAGGAGCCGGCTTTTTCGCTGACGGGAAATCTTTTGGACGGATTGCAGGAACAAAATTTTGGCAGTTATATCATTACTGATATTATGCATATCTGCGATGAGTCGGGAAATTATCACAACACTTTTGATGCTGTGCCTGATACGGTCGTTTCACCACCCTATGGCAACGTACACAGTTTTCCGGTTGCAGAATCACAGCCGGCTACTGTAATTTCAAATGATGATCCGGCCGGACTGGGAAGAATTCAGGTTGCTTTTGCCTGGCAAAAAGATTCGGGTGCCAATACACCATGGATTCGTATGACCAATCCGCATTCCGGAGGAGGAAAAGGATTTTATTTTATTCCGGAAGTAGGTGAGGAAGTCCTGGTTGGTTTTGAAGGAGGAAATGCTGAAAAACCTTTTGTATTGGGCGCTATGTATAATGGTTCTGCCTTGAGCGAATATCACACTTCTGGGAATGATAAAAAAGTAATCCAAACCCGTTCTGGTACGAAAGTAATCATGAATGATGCCGAAGGAAGTATCTTTATTGAAGACCCAAGTGGCAATACATGGCTTATGGATGGAAAAGGAAATATCAATGTAAATGCTCCAAAAAACATGACGTTTACCATTGGCGAAAACTTTAATATTTCTGTAGGTAAGGACATGATTACAAACATTGGCGAAAACAGGACTACCAATGTCACATTAAAAGATAAGCTGCAGGCTCAGGAAGCATTTGAAACGATTGATCAGAATAAAACTGTCAAAGTAAGTGGTGACCTGAAAGAAAGTACCGGAACGACGACACACAAGGCAGAACAGGGAGATATATTCTTCCAAAGTGCCGGTGTTGCCAAAGTGTTGGGAGCTATAGATGCTAAAGTGAATAAAGGATAA
- a CDS encoding DUF2931 family protein has protein sequence MKIAKSYFFFLLLLLAFSSSCKENNTSKNDKDKALKDNSTKTMNVEKFYWEENINSPLGYPVEVYRGGLEAKDGSYVSLSLGPDAGNWGELGSGMSSGEKPVPNRLNVTWISYAENIFYDIDTEIDHDKMVKLFKEGYEENNKKWGRRKENYRTIIVGFAPGGVAVIWLAGAGKQVEIGRYQAEKITIPQEEIDKLDSHDKLLFDEANVKRIMSKESFVPLEVQKANQNKPIPFGLWDTYRKQYDWKIDFVVDNGGKVADFSYTLFNGERDEIFPENLPEKTYTKRAIPKQLSLGWHDQQGQLYGGSLDFNEKEIFNAFAAIYEKDPNAKATLVLTVNKTNTYLTVTLKTDDKTIALKENNINIFKSRKK, from the coding sequence ATGAAAATCGCGAAATCTTATTTTTTCTTCTTGTTGCTCTTGCTGGCCTTCAGTAGTTCCTGCAAAGAAAACAACACAAGTAAAAACGATAAAGACAAAGCACTTAAAGACAATAGTACAAAAACAATGAATGTAGAAAAATTTTACTGGGAAGAAAACATCAATAGCCCGTTAGGGTATCCCGTTGAGGTCTACAGAGGTGGACTAGAAGCCAAAGACGGGAGCTATGTGAGTTTGAGTCTTGGTCCTGATGCAGGTAACTGGGGAGAATTAGGAAGCGGAATGAGCTCAGGCGAGAAACCTGTTCCAAACCGGCTTAATGTAACCTGGATTTCATATGCAGAAAATATTTTCTACGACATCGATACCGAAATTGACCATGATAAAATGGTAAAGCTTTTTAAGGAAGGTTACGAAGAGAACAATAAAAAATGGGGCAGAAGAAAAGAAAATTATAGAACCATAATTGTAGGTTTTGCACCGGGCGGAGTAGCCGTAATCTGGTTGGCCGGAGCCGGGAAGCAAGTAGAAATAGGCAGATATCAGGCAGAGAAAATTACGATTCCGCAAGAAGAAATTGACAAACTGGATAGCCATGACAAACTTCTTTTTGATGAAGCCAATGTCAAGAGAATCATGTCGAAAGAAAGTTTTGTGCCGCTGGAAGTTCAGAAAGCAAATCAAAACAAACCGATTCCGTTCGGGTTATGGGATACCTATAGAAAACAGTACGATTGGAAAATTGACTTTGTTGTAGATAACGGCGGAAAAGTAGCCGATTTCAGCTATACTTTATTTAATGGAGAACGAGATGAAATCTTTCCTGAAAATCTTCCGGAAAAAACATATACCAAAAGAGCTATACCAAAGCAGTTGAGTTTGGGATGGCACGACCAGCAAGGACAGCTTTATGGAGGTTCTCTCGATTTTAATGAAAAAGAAATCTTTAATGCATTTGCTGCTATCTATGAAAAAGACCCGAATGCCAAAGCAACGCTGGTACTTACGGTAAATAAAACAAACACATATCTGACGGTTACGCTGAAAACAGATGATAAAACAATAGCATTAAAAGAAAACAACATCAATATTTTCAAATCGCGTAAGAAATAG
- a CDS encoding phospholipase effector Tle1 domain-containing protein, which produces MGKSFVYNTGESKGPEEELEMTFGVFIDGTLNNKTNTELRRKYRNGGVENLTDEQIAESVKRDEAAYKRLMKKGVPANPTEYEQYLIGSHRTYMDKMGTDNSYSNDYTNVARMWKYCDKEYRIYVEGMGTDDKQKDSQDGFAFGAGLTGVRAKVRKACEIMANKINEEKRKGNNRNKVLTKITVDAFGFSRGAASARNFVHEVNVKKAYEPKPFNMPDGYYPIDPYSEGMPVRKYRRTIGDADGLEVNSEVLVEGKLPRMGHLGYSILKNTDITAEELEDITLVVRFIGIYDTVSSYGEGGGRLGEYDVNGELKDDSFFKKAAKEVFSTHFDNDVEELQLNNLGYFQKMVHFTAKDEHRKNFSLTRIRQIKDRAIEKNLPGVHCDIGGAYENETEYKDEIETSNHKPLWQLEKYRQELIAGGWYHDDQIEINNKFWNFLTSGIVYRKLSGTRYVRKEYSYLPLHFMEEFGKDIMKTQAKSNALIDDLTIQYSVEGNQILKQAKTYLEGYMKDEIPEWDFVSDEELARRKQERINRENLEKLLEELEKSKVYEEQNTTGFDGQKQYWPTMPPGLGQEPEPDPDPNVINIEEVVVTAYHPQTLLRKLRNQYFHWSASRDWFGMEPAKNRIRGEY; this is translated from the coding sequence ATGGGTAAGAGTTTTGTATATAACACCGGTGAATCAAAAGGTCCTGAAGAAGAGCTGGAAATGACTTTTGGCGTCTTTATTGATGGAACTTTAAACAATAAAACAAACACGGAACTTAGAAGGAAATACAGGAACGGCGGTGTCGAAAATTTGACCGATGAGCAGATAGCGGAATCGGTAAAAAGAGATGAAGCAGCTTATAAAAGGCTGATGAAAAAAGGCGTTCCTGCAAATCCTACAGAATATGAACAATACTTAATCGGTTCCCACAGAACCTATATGGACAAAATGGGAACCGACAACAGCTACAGTAACGACTACACAAACGTAGCCCGGATGTGGAAGTATTGTGACAAGGAATACCGTATCTATGTTGAAGGTATGGGAACAGATGACAAGCAAAAAGACAGCCAGGATGGTTTTGCTTTTGGAGCAGGATTAACCGGAGTCAGGGCCAAAGTAAGAAAGGCTTGCGAAATCATGGCCAATAAGATTAATGAAGAAAAAAGAAAAGGTAATAACAGAAACAAGGTACTGACCAAAATAACGGTCGATGCTTTTGGTTTTAGCCGTGGTGCTGCTTCAGCACGAAATTTTGTACATGAAGTAAATGTCAAAAAAGCATATGAACCCAAGCCATTCAATATGCCTGACGGTTATTATCCTATAGACCCGTATTCTGAAGGAATGCCGGTTAGAAAATACAGGAGAACCATTGGCGATGCAGATGGATTGGAAGTAAATTCTGAAGTTTTGGTGGAAGGAAAACTGCCAAGAATGGGACATTTGGGGTATAGCATCCTGAAAAATACAGATATAACCGCTGAAGAACTGGAAGATATAACGCTTGTAGTACGATTCATCGGGATTTATGATACGGTTTCTTCCTATGGTGAAGGAGGAGGAAGATTGGGAGAATATGATGTTAATGGTGAATTGAAAGATGACAGCTTTTTTAAGAAAGCGGCAAAAGAAGTATTCTCCACTCATTTTGATAATGACGTGGAAGAATTGCAACTGAATAATTTGGGCTATTTCCAAAAGATGGTGCATTTCACAGCAAAAGACGAGCACCGGAAAAATTTCTCGCTGACCCGAATCCGACAAATCAAGGACAGGGCGATTGAAAAAAACCTCCCGGGTGTGCATTGTGACATTGGCGGCGCCTATGAAAATGAAACGGAGTATAAAGACGAAATAGAAACATCAAACCACAAACCATTGTGGCAGCTCGAAAAATACAGGCAGGAATTAATAGCCGGAGGTTGGTATCATGATGACCAGATAGAAATAAACAACAAGTTCTGGAATTTTTTAACGAGTGGAATTGTATACAGAAAGCTGAGCGGAACACGATATGTCAGAAAAGAATACAGCTATTTGCCATTACATTTCATGGAAGAATTTGGCAAGGACATCATGAAAACCCAGGCAAAAAGTAATGCACTGATTGATGACCTTACAATCCAATACAGCGTTGAAGGTAATCAGATATTAAAACAGGCAAAAACATATCTGGAAGGCTATATGAAAGATGAAATTCCGGAATGGGATTTTGTCAGTGACGAAGAATTGGCAAGAAGGAAACAGGAAAGAATCAACAGAGAAAATCTGGAAAAACTGTTGGAAGAACTGGAAAAAAGCAAAGTTTACGAAGAACAAAATACAACGGGATTTGACGGGCAAAAGCAATACTGGCCAACCATGCCTCCTGGATTGGGGCAGGAACCGGAACCGGATCCCGATCCAAATGTTATAAACATAGAAGAAGTTGTGGTGACAGCCTATCATCCGCAGACGCTCCTGAGAAAATTGCGCAACCAATATTTCCATTGGTCGGCATCAAGAGACTGGTTTGGTATGGAACCTGCAAAGAATAGAATTAGAGGTGAATATTAA
- a CDS encoding DUF4280 domain-containing protein: MEDVKENNKKEIAEKREEREKEDKVSEDLKLVIDMAKIQCTLCTNPQGILKVNFDTPTTQDKLTATVVEKDMRSLIFMGTCIKSPNSAAPCASVMQLGDWKDVGTLKVQDQFPLLKKSTIPCNYGGSTIEITDSGQRSAPAEVAAVAAPVPQEEEVLVNGHFYNTDGTFEGKADKKEYKGSVNDVYVCSGKETKNDSKGKPVEVFKNAELLKENGTNITHSDFCYVAYIVSHEAGEEDLKELKCIAYASFNRAKNTKTTWKKLLSTGYSSVPNKTELSQTKKDNKSKLTRQALFYVLQGKDDLTKGAEFWDGTDFLAWGNSETNPYNKLGQNKFDEYKFVEIPKDVYDEFLKANGTSARYKDKENHDAKTDKGTHEHTKKKVKKPVIGKDGKQEKGKDGKPLFQEVEVADRIKYAIPASDFTDTNNWTSGNFYYDTGVKTTNGISGTIAAGKSVFWKLTPTRLTNATEVKK, encoded by the coding sequence ATGGAAGATGTCAAAGAAAATAATAAAAAAGAAATAGCCGAAAAGCGGGAAGAGCGCGAAAAAGAGGATAAAGTCTCTGAAGATCTGAAGCTTGTCATTGATATGGCAAAAATACAATGTACGCTTTGTACAAATCCGCAGGGAATCCTGAAGGTCAATTTTGACACGCCTACAACCCAGGATAAATTGACTGCTACGGTTGTTGAAAAAGACATGCGAAGCCTTATTTTTATGGGAACCTGTATCAAAAGCCCCAACAGTGCCGCTCCATGTGCCTCAGTAATGCAACTCGGAGACTGGAAAGATGTGGGAACACTTAAAGTTCAGGATCAATTTCCGCTGTTGAAAAAAAGTACGATTCCGTGCAATTATGGTGGAAGCACCATAGAAATTACTGATAGCGGACAAAGGAGCGCCCCGGCTGAAGTTGCCGCTGTCGCAGCACCTGTTCCTCAGGAGGAAGAAGTTTTGGTAAACGGACATTTCTACAATACAGATGGCACTTTTGAAGGAAAGGCCGATAAGAAAGAATATAAAGGAAGTGTAAACGACGTATATGTATGCTCCGGAAAAGAAACTAAAAATGATTCCAAGGGAAAACCGGTTGAGGTATTCAAAAATGCTGAGCTTCTGAAAGAAAACGGGACAAATATTACACATTCTGATTTTTGTTATGTAGCATACATTGTCAGCCATGAAGCAGGTGAAGAAGATCTGAAAGAATTGAAATGTATTGCTTATGCCAGCTTTAATCGGGCAAAAAATACAAAAACAACATGGAAAAAATTGCTTTCCACAGGATATTCATCTGTTCCAAATAAAACAGAATTGTCACAGACCAAAAAAGACAACAAATCAAAATTAACCAGACAGGCACTTTTTTATGTTTTACAAGGTAAAGATGACCTGACAAAAGGAGCTGAGTTTTGGGATGGAACCGACTTTTTAGCCTGGGGAAATTCTGAAACCAATCCGTATAACAAATTAGGACAGAATAAATTCGATGAATATAAGTTTGTTGAGATTCCAAAAGATGTTTACGATGAGTTTTTGAAAGCTAACGGAACTTCTGCCCGATACAAGGATAAAGAAAATCACGATGCCAAAACAGATAAAGGAACCCACGAACACACTAAAAAGAAAGTCAAAAAACCTGTTATAGGAAAAGATGGCAAACAGGAAAAAGGAAAAGACGGCAAACCACTATTCCAGGAAGTAGAAGTTGCCGATAGAATAAAATACGCCATCCCGGCTTCTGACTTTACAGATACGAACAATTGGACAAGTGGTAATTTTTATTATGATACAGGTGTCAAAACCACAAATGGAATATCCGGAACTATTGCTGCCGGAAAAAGTGTTTTTTGGAAACTAACCCCAACAAGATTAACCAATGCAACTGAAGTTAAAAAATAA